The Brachyspira hyodysenteriae ATCC 27164 sequence GCAGTAACAGGTAAAATAGTATCTGCTAATGTTACAGTAGAATATAATGATGACGGCAGTTTCAGTTTATATTCTACTGTTGATATGGTGCTTCAAATAGTTGATGTAGAAACTACTAAAATACTTTACTCTTCACAATTACAGGGTTATGACTATTACACTACTAGTAGTTATCCTTCTTATTCTTTAAGGCAAAGTCTTATAGATAATGCCTGCAATAATTTAGCATACAAAGTAGAAAATAAAATGAGGAGTATATTCAAGATAACATTAACAATAGCAGATGTAGATGGAGGAAATGTAATACTTCTTGCTGGAAAAAATCATGGAGTAAGTTCAAAAACTAGATTTAAAGTTTATTCTAAAAAAGATGATATAATACTTCCATCTGGAAATGTAATAACCGGAGGATATAATTATAAAGGTACTTTGAGAGTAAAAGAACTTAATAATGAATATTTAATAGCAAAAATATCTAGGGGAAATAATATACAGCCGGGAGATATTGCTAGAGAAACAGTGATAGGAGATTTTGGATTTGGACTATTCTTAAATTATGCATCTTATAATATACAGGCTACAGAAAGAATATACCAAAGCAGTTTCAGGCCGGATGCTGGAAAAATAAAAATCTCATTAAATAAAAATGAATATGCTTTAGGACTGCATTTAAAAATAGGATATAATGGTGTATTATTCTCTCCAAATTTAAGTATAGGTATATTATTTGGAGACTTTTTAAAATCAAGTTATGCTGTAGATACTAGATTTAATTTCGATATTAATATAAATTTATATCAGGAAGTTTTAAGATTAGTAATTTCACCCTATATAGGTATGGGATTAGCATTTACAACCATAGGAGAAGTATATGGAGGAAATTACTATACTGATAATTACGGATATTTACCAAATGGCTCTAAAATAGATTCTAGAGATATTATGTTTGGTATAGGTGCTATAGCTTCTCTGCAGTATAATGTTACAGATACTATAGGATTAAATTTAGGAATTGGATACAGATTTTATACTAATCCTATTAATTTAGGCGTTTTTAGTGATGGTAAGGAAGTTTCTTTACCTGAAAAGATTAAAACGGTTAATCTTACAGGATTAGAATTTACATTTGGAGCATTTTTTATATTATAATGAGTACAAAAATTATATTAATATTATTTATCATATCAAACACATTCTTCGGTGCTTTTTATTTTTCAGATATAGCTAAAGAATACGGCACAAATGAAAACAAAAATACAGAAGAAAAAACTATAATAGAAACAAATGAACAATTAAAGACTGATTATAATATAAATACAAACAGTATTGAATCATTCTTCAGTATGGAAGGAACAAATATTATAAAGCAAAATGGTGTTGTAAGTTCTCCTGTTATATTAGAAGATTCTTATAAAAGCAACCCATTCAGATATACAGAAGTAACATTTATTTTAACAGCATTTTTTTCATATACTTATGCTACTTATTTGACATTAGGTTTACAGTCTATAGAAAATGCGAATGTAGTTACAACAACGGGAAGAAATAGGTATAAAAGTTTATGGATATCATCTATGCTATTTGAAATTACTGCTGGAATATTCTGCGGTGCTGCTGTTGCTTATGATAGTTATCAAAGAGTTTACGGTAAAAAGAAAAATGATGGATTTAGTTTCAGTTTTGTACCTTTTTATGAGCCTATAAATCAAGATGCAGGATTTGTATTTTCTTTGAATCATCCTCTATAATTGAAACTTCAAAATATATTATTTTTTTAATATAAAATTAAATATTAAAGATATATCATTAATATTTAATTTTACAATATATTTGTATAAACTTAACCTTTGGAAGTGATTATCTTTTTCTTTTTTAATTTTGGAAGTAAATTTTTATTTATAAGAAGTAAATAAGTTATGAAACATAGAGCTATCATCAATGCTAATATTAAAGCTCCCCTTATATTAAGGTAATTGTCATTTTCTTTTATTGATGATGATAATACGGATTGAGTATTTTTTGTTTCCTCATCATTTTTTATAATCTTTATAATTTTCTCATTTTTACTGCCGTCTAAATATCCGAATGTCTTTGCATAAGATAGTATATATTCTTTATCTGTTTTGAGTCTTTCTATATTATTTGATATTTGAATTTTTCTTCTATTTAATTCTTCAACTTTCTTTTTTTTACTTTCTATAATAACTTTTTTAGCATCTAATGTAAGAAAACCTTTAGGACTAAAAACAAATACATATACCATAAAAGCTATTCCAACTAATATGATACCATAGAATATTTTAGAGCTGATTCTCACATTGAAATACATACAATTATTAACCTTATTAAATATACAACTTATTATCGGAAGTAATTTATTAAAGTTAATAGTCTTATAAATAAATATTATTTCACAATGTATATTTATACAGTATTTTTAATATCTAAAATACTGTAATTATATTCTATTTTATACTACATAAAGTATTTACTGCATTTTTTATAAAATTTCTATTATGGCTTACTATTATCAAAGCGCAATTAAGAAAATATAAAGCCTCTTTCAAATGCTATATGGAATATATTAATATGATTAATGAGTTTATCCAATAAATATTCTTTATATATAGAATTATTAAACATTGTTTCAATAATATAATTTAATAATACACTATTACCTGATATCTTTTTTCATTATAAGTTTTGGTTAACATATTTATTACATATATATTTCTCATATAAAAAATGTCAATAAAAAAGACATGCCAAAAAAGCATGCCTTTTTAACTTTTTGAAATGAAAATAATTATTTAAAATTAATTAACCTTTTTTTCCTCCCATATCCATATACTGACTGTACATAGGTGAAGGAAGTCCAAAACCTCCTGCTACAGGCATAGTTTCACCTGTTATAAAAGATGAATTATCGCTTGCAAAAAACAGTACTGCATTAGCTATATCTTCAGGTGATGCAGGTCTGTTTAATGGTACATTCTTCAAAAATGATTTTAAAAATTCTTCTGACATACTTTCCATTGCTGCATCTGTTGCCACAAAGCCGGGTAACACAGCATTGCATCTTATATTGTTTCTAGCATACTGTACTGCAATGTTTTTTGTGAGGAAATTTATTGCTGACTTTGATATGCCATAAGCCAATCTTGACATATCAGGAAAAATGCCTCCTACTGATGATATATTTATTATGCTTCCGCCTCCTGTTTTAATCATTTGCTTAACAGCAGCCTTTGAAGGAAGATAAACACTCTTTAAGTTTTCGTTAACTATTTTAAAAAAGGCTTCAGTGTCACCATTAACCAAATCAAAATCTTTGCTAGTATCAGTAGTACCGAAATTATTTACAAGTATATCTATTCTATTTTCTTTTTTTATAACATCTTCAATCATAGAAGTAAATGTTTCTTCTTTAGTGGCATCAAAATATACAACATCAGCTTCTCCTCCGTTTTTTATTATATCATTTGCCACTTCTTTTCCTGCATCAAGTCTTCTTACAGCTAAATAAACTTTTGCACCATTTTCTGCAAGCTTCTTTGAGCATGCTAAACCTATACCCCTTGTAGATGATGTTACTAATGCTATTTTTTTATCTAAAAGTTTCATAACCATATATCTCCTTTATATTTTGTAATTACATTAAATCTAATAAATATTTTTATAATTAATATAACTATTTTGAATATATAGTTCTGTATTTCATAAAAAATACCATAGCAATAATAAAAGTTATAACTTCTGTAATAGGCATGACATACCAAATGCTATCTTTTACAAATATTAAAGGCATTATAAATATTAAAATACCACTTACTATAAGTCCTCTTAATACAGCAATTATAAAAGAAGATGAAGGCTTCATTATTGCCTGAAAATAGTAAGTAGCATATACATTGAAAGGCAGTATTAAAAATGATATAAAATAGGCTCTCATAATATTTTTTGATATAGACAAAGCTTCTTCTGAAGGCTTCATAAATGCTTTCATTAAAAAATCTGTATTAAAGTATGTAAACAAAGTATATACTATGCTAAGAACCAAAGCTGAAAATATACTGCATTTTACTGCTGATTTTATTCTCTCCATTTTACCAGCACCTAGATTTGTTGATATTATAGGCTGAGCTGCCTGCCCTATTGCATAAGCCGATGACTGAACTAATATATTAATATTTATTATTACAGAATAAACTGCCAAAGCTGATGTTCCGAAATATTTCATTATCTGCCTATTAAACATTAAAGCTAATATTCCCATCGCTATATCTATAAAGAATGTAGAAAAACCAATAGAGGCAATATTCTTTGATAATGAAAATACTCCATTAACTTTTTGAAATTTCAAAGTATTTTTTTTAGTGAATAAATGAGATATCAATATAGAAGCAGTAATCACTTGTCCTATAGCTGTTGCAAGCCCTGCACCAAATATACCCATATCGCATATAAATACAAAGAAATAATCACCGAATACATTGAAAATACCTCCTGCCATAACTCCTAAAGTGGCTTTCATAGGTGCATTATCGTTTCTAAGAAATGCAGCAAAAAACTGACTGTAAGCAAATAAAGGAAGAATAATTTTTATAGGAAGAAAGTATCTTTTAGCTAAATTTAAAAGAACTTCATCAGCACCGAAAAAATAAAGTATATTATCTTCAAATATTAATGATAATATCCAAACTATGAATATGACAGCAGATAAAGCTATAAAAGAAGCAGTAAAGAAATTATTTTGTTTATCATACTCTCCGGAGCCTTTTGCTTTACTGAAAAGTACAGAGCCTCCTATACCAAAAAGGAGTCCTATACCATATATTACATTCCATATAGGAGCAAATACAGCCAAAGCAGCAGCTCCATTATCCCCCTCATATTGTCCAACCATAGCAACATCAACTATAGAATAAATAGCGGCTATCAATGCACTTCCAAAACTAGCAGATAAATATTTAAAAAATATTTTTTTTACATCTGTTTTTAGCATATCCATAAATAAACTCCAATATTAAAGTTTAAAAACAAAAAAGGCTGAATAAGAAATCTAATAATTAGACATCTTATCCAACCTTTGGTATTTTTCTCTCCAATAAGTCCTCCGATGAACTTGGCATGTATTATATCATATACAATTTACAAGTCAAATTTTGGACTAATCTTTTTTTACAAATACTAAATTTTATTTCAGTACTTCTCATATTTATTTATTGATATTTTTTGTATAATATATTATATTAGTATAGTATAAAGTGTATTATTGTAAAAAATATAAATAAATTAAGAAGATTAAATTTATGAAAAAGTTTTTATTTACATTTATTTTAATGTTAATATTATCAGCATTAGCCTATTCTTTCCCATACAAAATGTACACAGGTATGACTGGTGCATTACGTCTTGGTGGAACTCTTTATCTTAACAATGACAGAATAGGTACATCAAAATATACTTTATCAAGTCCATTAATGATAAATTTCGGAATACTAAGAAACTTGGATATATTTGCAAGAGTAGTACCTATAACTTATGTACCTGAAATAGGCGTAGGTGTAGAAGGACAGCCTCAATTCTCTATAATGCCTAGATTTCAATTTTTTAATGGGTTTATAGGGGCAGTTGAAGTATTATTTCCTGGATCGTCTAAACAGAAATTTGGGCTTAATCCTCAGCTTCATTATTTAATAGGTTTAGGAGACTTTTTTACAGCTTTCTTTAATTTTGAACTTCCTATGTATTTCGATGATCCAAGAGGAGTTGTTGAATCTATAAGATTGAAAACTGCTTTCGGTGTTTATCCCGGAGCATTGTTCGGATTCTCTTTAGCTGGTATATATTTAGAATATCATTTCGCTTATGACTTTTATAATAGTGCTTTGCTATATCTTAATCATTTAGGAATAGGTCTCTATTTAGTATTAAACAGCGATGCAAGCCTGTCTCTAAACTTTACACCGTATTTGGAGCAATTATCAACAGGATTCTATTTTGGAATAGGTGCTTCTATATCATATACATTTGATTTCAGCAAATTCCTTAGATAATCAATTGATATAATTAAAAATATAGAACTCTATAAAACTATTTTAT is a genomic window containing:
- a CDS encoding FtsB family cell division protein, whose translation is MYFNVRISSKIFYGIILVGIAFMVYVFVFSPKGFLTLDAKKVIIESKKKKVEELNRRKIQISNNIERLKTDKEYILSYAKTFGYLDGSKNEKIIKIIKNDEETKNTQSVLSSSIKENDNYLNIRGALILALMIALCFITYLLLINKNLLPKLKKKKIITSKG
- the hdhA gene encoding 7alpha-hydroxysteroid dehydrogenase, with amino-acid sequence MKLLDKKIALVTSSTRGIGLACSKKLAENGAKVYLAVRRLDAGKEVANDIIKNGGEADVVYFDATKEETFTSMIEDVIKKENRIDILVNNFGTTDTSKDFDLVNGDTEAFFKIVNENLKSVYLPSKAAVKQMIKTGGGSIINISSVGGIFPDMSRLAYGISKSAINFLTKNIAVQYARNNIRCNAVLPGFVATDAAMESMSEEFLKSFLKNVPLNRPASPEDIANAVLFFASDNSSFITGETMPVAGGFGLPSPMYSQYMDMGGKKG
- a CDS encoding CsgG/HfaB family protein, whose translation is MFTRIIIFLILLFPSILLPQQIKKEIGETYEKENIAVFEIQSTSSGYGEELGPKMTALIENSLTRMNRFNIVDRKNLDKYLKEMELQLTGITEKQVIEVGKIYGYSKAVTGKIVSANVTVEYNDDGSFSLYSTVDMVLQIVDVETTKILYSSQLQGYDYYTTSSYPSYSLRQSLIDNACNNLAYKVENKMRSIFKITLTIADVDGGNVILLAGKNHGVSSKTRFKVYSKKDDIILPSGNVITGGYNYKGTLRVKELNNEYLIAKISRGNNIQPGDIARETVIGDFGFGLFLNYASYNIQATERIYQSSFRPDAGKIKISLNKNEYALGLHLKIGYNGVLFSPNLSIGILFGDFLKSSYAVDTRFNFDININLYQEVLRLVISPYIGMGLAFTTIGEVYGGNYYTDNYGYLPNGSKIDSRDIMFGIGAIASLQYNVTDTIGLNLGIGYRFYTNPINLGVFSDGKEVSLPEKIKTVNLTGLEFTFGAFFIL
- a CDS encoding MATE family efflux transporter, which codes for MDMLKTDVKKIFFKYLSASFGSALIAAIYSIVDVAMVGQYEGDNGAAALAVFAPIWNVIYGIGLLFGIGGSVLFSKAKGSGEYDKQNNFFTASFIALSAVIFIVWILSLIFEDNILYFFGADEVLLNLAKRYFLPIKIILPLFAYSQFFAAFLRNDNAPMKATLGVMAGGIFNVFGDYFFVFICDMGIFGAGLATAIGQVITASILISHLFTKKNTLKFQKVNGVFSLSKNIASIGFSTFFIDIAMGILALMFNRQIMKYFGTSALAVYSVIININILVQSSAYAIGQAAQPIISTNLGAGKMERIKSAVKCSIFSALVLSIVYTLFTYFNTDFLMKAFMKPSEEALSISKNIMRAYFISFLILPFNVYATYYFQAIMKPSSSFIIAVLRGLIVSGILIFIMPLIFVKDSIWYVMPITEVITFIIAMVFFMKYRTIYSK